The stretch of DNA TCTAGTTGTGTTCTGAGACTTCTTTAGACTTTATCAGATTAAGTTCTGTGAAAGTCTGTAACTTTTTCTGCTGTCAGACATTGAAAGGAAGTCTGTTGAAATGATAGACTTAATAATCACGTTACTGTATGAAATTTGAATAACTTGATGTTACTGTTATAAGATGTAATTTCGTCCATGTGACATTTTGTCAGAGTTGACAATTTAAGACAAAATAAGTTGTGGACTGTACCATCTAAAAACCTTTATTGCTCCAGCATAACTAGGGATCTAATAGGCTATCACATAGTGCTACTGTTTACTATATGTCATTAAATGGTACAATATATTGATGGCTCATTCAGATTAGTGTACAAGAGATCAGAAGACCCAAACATGCATAGTTCAGTCGATGTAGtatatttaaatttgtattCAGCAACCTAGTAGAAATAGTCCCACAGCTTGTTTCTGGTCCTGATCTTTAGAGCACCATGAAAACactaataataatgtgtgttcATTACAGAATGGCATCCTCTAAGCTGGCCTTGCTGCTGGTCTTGCTGTCCTGCATCGagtgctgtctgtctgcctcctgCATCGTTGACAgcttcacagtcaaagatgACTTTGACCCCAAGAGGGTGAgtaaattcaaaacacaaatagcGTGCATGTTGGAAAAAAGAAGTTGAAAACTATTTCTGactttctccctcctttccctTTCACTCCAGTATGCAGGGAAGTGGTACGCATTGCAGAAGAAAGATCCAGAGGGTCTTTTCCTGCAGGACAACATCTCTGCAGAGTACACCATTGATGATGACGGCAGCATGACCGCTTCCTCCAAGGGACGTGTCACTCTCTTTGGGTAAGTCTGACGGCCTTACAGGAATGATATACATCTTATTCTACTTaaaatcagcagatgaatttaTTTAATTCACTTGAACGAAAGCAAAACCAGCTGGCCTCACCCCTCTTAAAACACCTCCAGGTTAGGCCAATGGGTCAGTTTGGTCACAAAGACCTTTTTTACTCTTCTGGGTAGCTCAAATAATCAGTATCAAGGGGTCAGGAGTTAAGAAGGGCGCTCTGGTTCTGGTTGTTGTCCACCTGAAGATTTAAGATAGCAGCAGGTATAATTATCTAGATGCACATTCTGAACAGCATTAGCTACAAGCTGGGTTTTCCCTGGATTATGGAGGATTAAGAAGTGCAAGTTGGAGAGGTGGGATTTTACATAAGAATGcttttacaaacacacaccacaacaGCTGATTTAAGTGCTCATGGCATAGAAAAAGAAATCTAGGCtttatttagagaagttgaaGGATATACTGTGTGCAATGATATAAGCAAAAGACTTGTAATGATGATAACTTGCATGTTTGTATCATCATGTTGCAGCTTCTGGGTTGTGTGCGCTGACATGGCTGCCCAGTACTCCGTCCCCGACCCTACCACCCCCGGCAAGATGTTCATGAACTACCAGGGACTGGCCAGCTACCTGTCCAGCGGAGGTAAGCTGTGCACAAATATGCACATCTCTCTtgcatcccctcatccctttCCACACTCGCTAACCTCTCCCTTTCTTTATATCCAGGTGACAACTACTGGGTGATCGACACCGACTATGACAACTACGCCATCACTTACGCCTGCCGCACCCTGAAGGAGGATGGCAGCTGCGAGGACGGCTATGCCCTTGTCTTCTCCAGGAACCCCCGCGGCCTGCCCCCCGCCATCCAGCGCACTGTCCGtcagaaacaggaggaaatctGCATGGCTGGAGAGTTTCAACCTGTCTTGCAGTCAGGAGCCTGCtaaagagagaaagcagagagaaaagagcaggGAAGTGCGCCAGCTGGCTGCAGTCTAGGTGGTTTGACAGCTAGAGGAGGGAGAATGAGAGCGCATGTgagagaagctgtgtttgttgCGTATGTGAGAGTGAATAAACagaggcaataaaaaaaacaatgagaaagagggaagaaaaaaattaGCGAAGATGGTGAAAAACCTGCATGTGTCCCACCAGGATTCCAACTGATCAATTTCCTCCTCTGTTCATGGAAAATGTtactgttgctgtggtgttttgaGTGAATGTGAcaattaagaataaaaatatttttctaaacaAATATCTGTGAAATTTCTCCTTCTTTGTGCACATATGTAGGTAGATAACGGAagtaaaatacatacaaacaaatcaTTTGTCAGCAGTTCAGGCTGGAAAACATGTTGCACTTTggctgtgtatgtgtctgtgatCCCTCCTGAGCCTCGGAGAAAATGCAGCCAAACCCAACACAATATGCACTGAGAAGTAATGGGCTTACTGGTGGTCTGATGGTCAGAGACTTTAGTCCTATTATACTAATTCACCTGTTAGGCCAATTAGTGTGCTCCAGGGGTCAAAGATCATATCAGGAGTTTTCTGAAGCTCCTTGTTTGGATTGCAAAGAGGCCTGAACTATATGCAACAACATAATGCTCAAAATCTTATTGAACAGGTGACAATACACTAAATATTATCAATTTAGTTATGGTGGATTAAGGAATTCTAGGGTGCAGTAAAGAAAGCCTGAATCAAGGAGAGCTGTATCAGAGAGACTGTTTCTACAGCTGGTGTGTAATCCTGCTGATGTTGTGCAACAAGCTGGAGTGAGATGTGTTAAAGCCAATCATGTGAACGCATTACTGTGTATCAGTGCAATAGACACAATGTCCTGGCTTACAGTACTTCATgaaagttaaacatttttatttgctcAGACTGTATCACATGTAATCAAGTTGAACTGAGACATTATCCACATTATTGTCCAACTCTCTTACCCAGTGGTGCACCATAAAAATGACCaggttttatagtttttattgcCATATTGTGTTATACTTTTCTCATTTATTAGTGCAGATTCTTGCTAACTGGCAAATTATTTAATCTGCAGCAGTATCAAATCATGTGCCGTGatgtttccttgtttttttttggcatacTCACTAGAATAATATATCCTcttttctgtgttctttttACCTTCAAAGCGGTGCCTGTGTTCTAGCACGAAATCCAATTTGATATGAAAAGAATTTATGTGTTAGAGTAGAAGACATTTGTCACACAAGCTAAATCCTGACAGgagtatagaaaaaaaaaactgtttgggTTTAGTTGTTTTAAACTGAGAATTACAGATGGTCTCATTTCCAGTAAGTTCAAACAGCTGATCTCATCAGAGCTAAGCGCGTTTACAGGCAGACTGAGCTACAGATCTGTAGCTCTGGCCTGCTGCTCCTTACACACTGTCCCGCCAGCCGGTGTCATCACTCACTGTGATTAACCACAATCCTGTTATACATATTCCAATTTTACACCTGAGATGCCTCTCCAAACAATAATGAACAAAATACTCAAACAAAATCTACTTTTATCCAAAAGAAACATTATTACAGCACAGCCCAACACAGAAAAGAGGATATATTACTCTAGTGagttgccaaaaaaaacaaggaaagatCACAGCACATGATttgatgctgctgcagattaAATAATTTGCCAGTTAGCAAGAATCTGCActaataaatgagaaaaatataacacaatgtgacaataaaaacaatgtttattgATAAAACCTTGTCATTTTTATGGTGCACCACTGGGAAAGAGAGTTGGACAATAATGTGGATAATGTCTCAGTCCAGCTTGCTTACATGTGATACAGTCTgagcaaataaaaatgtgacttcCATGAAGTACTGTAAGCCAGGGCATTGTCTCTATTGCATTGATGCACATGATTGGCTTTAACACATCTCACCCCAGCTTGTTGCACAACATCAGCAGGATTACACAGTAGCTATAGAAACAGTATCTCTGATATAGCTCTCCTTGGTTCAGGTTTTCTTTACTATACCCTAGAAATCCTTAGTTATTAAGTTGACAAAATTTGTAATAAAGTTTCACCTACATTGCAGAGCCAAACATGCGGTTAAAAGCCAGATGGTTTCCAGGTAAACAGGCTACAAGCCTAAGGCAGGAATATAAGTGGATTTCTCTGACTGGTGAGGCTCCAACTCAAAAATCCCATGCCTGGAGGATAAGTTTAAGCCTTACGGTATTCTCTAAAGAAACCTGACAAAGCTGTTGTAATAATGCAGAACCAAAAcgacaaaacaaaactcagaaAATAACACAATCTTCTATCTTTCTGGCCATACTATGGCACTTGTAACCTAAAGACTCTGAAGTACTGGTGAAAAGCAGCATTCAACCAGGAACAACCAGCCGTGCAGCATAGTGACCTGTGCTGTTTTATCCCTCTGCTTTACATCATTGTGAATTTGCATGTGCACATCTACTGTTGCTGAATAAATAACTAGTTGTGCTATAACAAGACATGTCCACTAGAGAGT from Thunnus albacares chromosome 18, fThuAlb1.1, whole genome shotgun sequence encodes:
- the rbp4l gene encoding retinol binding protein 4, like, with the translated sequence MASSKLALLLVLLSCIECCLSASCIVDSFTVKDDFDPKRYAGKWYALQKKDPEGLFLQDNISAEYTIDDDGSMTASSKGRVTLFGFWVVCADMAAQYSVPDPTTPGKMFMNYQGLASYLSSGGDNYWVIDTDYDNYAITYACRTLKEDGSCEDGYALVFSRNPRGLPPAIQRTVRQKQEEICMAGEFQPVLQSGAC